The following coding sequences lie in one Lepeophtheirus salmonis chromosome 11, UVic_Lsal_1.4, whole genome shotgun sequence genomic window:
- the LOC121126071 gene encoding uncharacterized protein isoform X1, translated as MSSTWSLKLPNLLLKKIRGSKEPLNQSNHNNNNPTSSSSLSIIRPYYVEDQLTRDCKEFYERRVHLTSKADDSGPSSLCSSGYFSLPYQQPDYHPSPPQESQLEEEGEVIEGCRRSSEEPAVTESEEDPLQSKILHLRKEFLSLIEVDNQLFKQLLNLNDAIQDFKELHNLGNNGCRDILEDPSLSQNKVYRSKSFLEDTKTFQRQRISFPATRKNRRIQPDEEEEDPNRMFYTLPSSKAKKKMNKEQRSQEWRVSSSRSSASSSSSSSSYERRSWKRYSETNNSLDSGIHADSCGEHSDHYSP; from the coding sequence ATGTCGTCTACATGGTCCTTGAAGCTTCCGAATCTATTGCTTAAAAAGATTCGAGGAAGTAAGGAACCACTCAATCAATCAAATCATAACAACAACAATCCAACCTCCTCATCCTCCCTATCCATTATTAGACCTTATTATGTGGAAGATCAGTTAACAAGAGACTGTAAGGAATTTTATGAGCGAAGAGTTCATTTGACTTCCAAGGCAGATGACTCTGGTCCATCTTCCCTATGTTCCTCTGGTTATTTTAGTCTTCCTTATCAACAACCAGATTATCATCCTTCTCCTCCTCAAGAGTCGCAACTTGAGGAAGAGGGAGAAGTCATAGAAGGATGCAGGAGGAGTAGTGAAGAACCGGCTGTTACTGAGAGCGAAGAAGATCCTCTCCAATCCAAAATTCTACACTTACGCAAAGAATTTCTATCCCTTATAGAAGTAgacaatcaattatttaaacaattgcTCAATCTCAATGATGCAATACAGGACTTTAAAGAGCTTCATAATCTAGGCAACAACGGCTGCAGAGATATTCTAGAGGATCCATCACTCAGTCAAAATAAAGTTTACCGATCCAAGTCCTTTCTAGAAGATACGAAAACCTTTCAACGTCAAAGGATATCCTTTCCAGCCACTCGTAAAAACCGTAGAATTCAACCtgatgaagaagaagaggatCCGAATCGAATGTTTTATACCCTTCCCAGCTCCAAAGCTAAAAAGAAGATGAATAAAGAGCAGCGATCCCAGGAGTGGAGGGTTTCTTCTTCACGATCTTCAGCTTCGTCGTCATCCTCCTCTTCCTCTTACGAGAGAAGATCCTGGAAAAGATATAGTGAAACTAATAACTCTCTGGATTCTGGTATCCATGCTGACTCCTGTGGTGAACATTCGGATCATTACTCCCCATAG
- the LOC121126071 gene encoding uncharacterized protein isoform X2, protein MMSSTWSLKLPNLLLKKIRGSKEPLNQSNHNNNNPTSSSSLSIIRPYYVEDQLTRDCKEFYERRVHLTSKADDSGPSSLCSSGYFSLPYQQPDYHPSPPQESQLEEEGEVIEGCRRSSEEPAVTESEEDPLQSKILHLRKEFLSLIEVDNQLFKQLLNLNDAIQDFKELHNLGNNGCRDILEDPSLSQNKVYRSKSFLEDTKTFQRQRISFPATRKNRRIQPDEEEEDPNRMFYTLPSSKAKKKMNKEQRSQEWRVSSSRSSASSSSSSSSYERRSWKRYSETNNSLDSGIHADSCGEHSDHYSP, encoded by the exons AT GATGTCGTCTACATGGTCCTTGAAGCTTCCGAATCTATTGCTTAAAAAGATTCGAGGAAGTAAGGAACCACTCAATCAATCAAATCATAACAACAACAATCCAACCTCCTCATCCTCCCTATCCATTATTAGACCTTATTATGTGGAAGATCAGTTAACAAGAGACTGTAAGGAATTTTATGAGCGAAGAGTTCATTTGACTTCCAAGGCAGATGACTCTGGTCCATCTTCCCTATGTTCCTCTGGTTATTTTAGTCTTCCTTATCAACAACCAGATTATCATCCTTCTCCTCCTCAAGAGTCGCAACTTGAGGAAGAGGGAGAAGTCATAGAAGGATGCAGGAGGAGTAGTGAAGAACCGGCTGTTACTGAGAGCGAAGAAGATCCTCTCCAATCCAAAATTCTACACTTACGCAAAGAATTTCTATCCCTTATAGAAGTAgacaatcaattatttaaacaattgcTCAATCTCAATGATGCAATACAGGACTTTAAAGAGCTTCATAATCTAGGCAACAACGGCTGCAGAGATATTCTAGAGGATCCATCACTCAGTCAAAATAAAGTTTACCGATCCAAGTCCTTTCTAGAAGATACGAAAACCTTTCAACGTCAAAGGATATCCTTTCCAGCCACTCGTAAAAACCGTAGAATTCAACCtgatgaagaagaagaggatCCGAATCGAATGTTTTATACCCTTCCCAGCTCCAAAGCTAAAAAGAAGATGAATAAAGAGCAGCGATCCCAGGAGTGGAGGGTTTCTTCTTCACGATCTTCAGCTTCGTCGTCATCCTCCTCTTCCTCTTACGAGAGAAGATCCTGGAAAAGATATAGTGAAACTAATAACTCTCTGGATTCTGGTATCCATGCTGACTCCTGTGGTGAACATTCGGATCATTACTCCCCATAG